From Nitratidesulfovibrio vulgaris str. Hildenborough, a single genomic window includes:
- a CDS encoding septal ring lytic transglycosylase RlpA family protein, whose product MPNTILRLLLVSLLLFCTASLVSGCGSSRSGVSYPKGQPSGPRAKPYTVRGKTYYPLKSAHGFVEEGVASWYGSDFHGKKTANGERYDMYAMTAAHKLLPFNTNLRVTNLANGKQIIVRVNDRGPFVGDRIIDLTHTGASRIGMIGPGTARVRLETVGDVPGLMQDGDLSGSFYVQIGAFSSQENARRLSARMQQRGFKARFYYAELVSFWRVQVGPWSTLSEAERMRQQLRSEFPGDFVVAE is encoded by the coding sequence ATGCCAAACACCATCCTGCGCCTTCTTCTCGTTTCACTTCTCCTGTTCTGCACCGCCAGCCTCGTCTCGGGGTGCGGCTCATCACGCTCCGGTGTATCCTATCCCAAGGGCCAGCCTTCAGGGCCGCGCGCCAAGCCCTACACCGTACGCGGCAAGACCTACTATCCCCTCAAGTCCGCCCATGGCTTCGTCGAAGAAGGGGTCGCCTCGTGGTACGGGAGCGACTTCCACGGCAAGAAGACCGCCAACGGTGAGCGCTACGACATGTACGCCATGACGGCGGCGCACAAGCTGCTGCCGTTCAACACCAACCTGCGCGTCACCAACCTCGCCAACGGCAAGCAGATCATCGTCCGCGTCAATGACCGCGGGCCCTTCGTCGGCGACCGCATCATCGACCTCACGCACACCGGGGCAAGCCGCATCGGCATGATAGGCCCCGGCACGGCACGCGTAAGGCTCGAGACCGTCGGTGACGTTCCCGGACTCATGCAGGATGGCGACCTGTCCGGCAGCTTCTATGTCCAGATAGGAGCCTTCTCCAGTCAGGAGAACGCCCGCCGCCTTTCTGCACGGATGCAACAGCGCGGCTTCAAGGCACGCTTCTACTATGCCGAGCTTGTCAGCTTCTGGCGTGTACAGGTGGGCCCGTGGTCGACGCTGAGTGAAGCCGAGCGGATGCGCCAGCAACTGCGCTCCGAGTTCCCCGGCGATTTCGTCGTCGCAGAATAG
- a CDS encoding cobyrinate a,c-diamide synthase — translation MSSARLVIAGLNGGTGKTILSLGTVRALTNAGHSVKPFKKGPDYIDAEWLGLAAGRAATNLDPFFLDAARLQSLFLHASAGASISIIEGNRGLYDGRDVTGSCSTAELARILDSPVVLAMDCTKMTRTAAAILSGVAAFEPGVKLAGVVLNRTANERHRSMLRQCIEHYTDIPVLGALPRLRDNPIPERHMGLVSDREFAQCAGELDRVAQFVAQHVDVERMAEIARSAQPLASNEPFWPVVAEGDGVRPRIGYVRDAALWFYYEENLEALRQAGADLVELRIIDGDPWPTLDGLYLGGGFPETLASELSACRERLAGIREAALAGLPVYAECGGFMVLGESIVMDGVEYPMSGVFPVQTVFHPKPQGLGYVEAEVVAENPFFPQGMVFRGHEFHYSACRPRDGGAVTHALRLNPGTGMGGGADGLVQANTFAAYTHIFGPAVQGWAERFVRAARGHRDQLNKGTDLS, via the coding sequence ATGAGCAGTGCGCGACTCGTCATCGCCGGATTGAACGGCGGCACCGGCAAGACCATCCTTTCTCTCGGCACGGTGCGCGCGTTGACCAACGCCGGGCATTCCGTGAAGCCCTTCAAGAAGGGTCCGGACTACATCGACGCCGAATGGCTTGGTCTTGCCGCAGGTAGGGCGGCTACAAACCTCGACCCGTTCTTCCTTGATGCGGCGCGGCTGCAATCGCTTTTCCTCCATGCCTCTGCCGGGGCGTCGATTTCCATCATCGAGGGCAACCGCGGGCTCTATGATGGCCGGGACGTGACAGGTTCCTGTTCCACTGCTGAACTCGCCCGCATTCTCGATTCGCCCGTCGTGCTCGCCATGGACTGCACGAAGATGACGCGTACAGCCGCCGCCATCCTTTCAGGTGTTGCCGCGTTCGAACCGGGTGTGAAGCTTGCCGGGGTTGTCCTCAACCGTACGGCCAACGAACGGCACCGTTCGATGTTGCGGCAATGCATCGAGCACTATACCGACATCCCGGTGCTGGGTGCCTTGCCGCGTCTGCGCGACAACCCCATCCCCGAACGGCACATGGGTCTCGTGTCCGACCGCGAATTCGCGCAGTGTGCCGGAGAACTCGACCGTGTGGCCCAGTTCGTCGCCCAGCATGTGGATGTGGAACGCATGGCTGAAATCGCCCGCAGCGCCCAGCCTCTGGCGTCGAACGAACCCTTCTGGCCCGTGGTGGCGGAGGGTGATGGCGTCAGGCCCCGCATCGGCTATGTCCGTGACGCCGCCCTGTGGTTCTACTACGAGGAGAACCTTGAAGCCCTTCGTCAGGCAGGTGCCGACCTCGTCGAGTTGCGCATCATCGATGGCGACCCGTGGCCCACGCTCGACGGTCTCTATCTCGGTGGCGGGTTTCCCGAGACGCTTGCCAGCGAGTTGTCCGCATGCCGCGAGCGTCTTGCCGGAATCCGCGAGGCAGCATTGGCAGGGCTTCCCGTCTACGCCGAATGTGGCGGGTTCATGGTGCTTGGCGAATCCATTGTCATGGATGGGGTCGAATACCCCATGAGCGGAGTCTTTCCGGTACAGACCGTCTTCCATCCGAAGCCGCAGGGGCTTGGCTACGTCGAGGCCGAGGTGGTGGCAGAGAATCCCTTCTTTCCGCAAGGCATGGTCTTTCGCGGGCATGAGTTCCATTATTCCGCCTGCCGTCCAAGAGACGGGGGGGCCGTGACGCACGCGCTGCGCCTCAATCCCGGTACGGGGATGGGCGGCGGGGCGGACGGCCTTGTGCAGGCGAACACCTTCGCGGCGTATACGCATATCTTCGGGCCGGCAGTGCAAGGGTGGGCCGAGCGTTTCGTCAGGGCCGCACGGGGCCACCGGGACCAGCTGAACAAAGGCACCGACCTCAGCTGA
- a CDS encoding HIT family protein, with the protein MSQSDCIFCKIIRGEIPCAQLYADDHVISFMDIGPVKRGHALVVPREHHATVFDMPAELGAHVMGAAQRVGRAIMAATGAEGLNIFQNNFAAAGQVVFHVHWHLIPRFSDDGLELWSQGQYGSMDEMLALAEAIRERMD; encoded by the coding sequence ATGTCCCAGAGCGATTGCATCTTCTGCAAGATCATACGTGGCGAGATTCCCTGTGCGCAGCTCTATGCCGACGACCACGTCATCTCCTTCATGGATATCGGCCCTGTCAAGCGCGGGCACGCGCTCGTGGTTCCTCGTGAACACCACGCCACCGTCTTCGACATGCCCGCCGAACTCGGCGCGCATGTCATGGGGGCGGCGCAGCGGGTAGGCAGGGCCATCATGGCTGCTACCGGTGCTGAAGGTTTGAACATATTCCAGAACAACTTCGCGGCGGCGGGCCAGGTGGTCTTCCATGTCCACTGGCACCTCATCCCCCGTTTCTCCGACGACGGCCTCGAACTGTGGTCGCAGGGGCAATACGGGAGCATGGACGAGATGCTGGCGCTCGCGGAGGCCATCAGGGAACGCATGGACTAG
- the dsrA gene encoding dissimilatory-type sulfite reductase subunit alpha: MAKHATPKLDQLESGPWPSFVSDIKQEAAYRAANPKGLDYQVPVDCPEDLLGVLELSYDEGETHWKHGGIVGVFGYGGGVIGRYCDQPEKFPGVAHFHTVRVAQPSGKYYSADYLRQLCDIWDLRGSGLTNMHGSTGDIVLLGTQTPQLEEIFFELTHNLNTDLGGSGSNLRTPESCLGKSRCEFACYDSQAACYELTMEYQDELHRPAFPYKFKFKFDACPNGCVASIARSDFSVIGTWKDDIKIDAEAVKAYVAGEFKPNAGAHSGRDWGKFDIEAEVVNRCPSKCMKWDGSKLSIDNKECVRCMHCINTMPRALHIGDERGASILCGAKAPILDGAQMGSLLVPFVAAEEPFDEIKEVVEKIWDWWMEEGKNRERLGETMKRLSFQKLLEVTEIAPVPQHVKEPRTNPYIFFKEEEVPGGWDRDITEYRKRHLR; this comes from the coding sequence ATGGCGAAACATGCAACTCCCAAGTTGGACCAGCTCGAGTCCGGGCCCTGGCCCAGCTTCGTGTCCGACATCAAGCAGGAGGCTGCGTACCGGGCGGCCAACCCGAAGGGGCTGGACTACCAGGTACCCGTCGACTGTCCGGAAGACCTGCTCGGCGTTCTCGAGCTGTCCTACGATGAGGGTGAAACCCACTGGAAGCACGGCGGCATCGTCGGCGTGTTCGGTTACGGCGGCGGCGTCATCGGCCGTTACTGTGACCAGCCCGAAAAGTTCCCCGGCGTGGCGCACTTCCATACCGTGCGCGTGGCCCAGCCTTCCGGCAAGTACTACTCTGCCGACTACCTGCGCCAGCTGTGCGACATCTGGGACCTGCGCGGTTCCGGTCTGACCAACATGCACGGCTCCACGGGTGACATCGTTCTCCTCGGCACGCAGACCCCCCAGCTCGAAGAAATCTTCTTCGAACTGACCCACAACCTGAACACCGACCTTGGTGGTTCCGGTTCGAACCTGCGTACCCCTGAATCGTGCCTCGGCAAGTCGCGTTGCGAATTCGCCTGCTACGACTCTCAGGCCGCCTGCTACGAACTGACCATGGAATACCAGGACGAACTGCACCGTCCGGCGTTCCCCTACAAGTTCAAGTTCAAGTTCGACGCCTGCCCCAACGGCTGCGTGGCCTCCATCGCCCGTTCCGACTTCTCGGTCATCGGTACCTGGAAGGACGACATCAAGATCGACGCCGAAGCCGTCAAGGCCTACGTGGCCGGTGAGTTCAAGCCCAACGCCGGTGCCCACTCCGGTCGTGACTGGGGCAAGTTCGACATCGAAGCCGAAGTCGTCAATCGCTGCCCCTCCAAGTGCATGAAGTGGGACGGTTCCAAGCTGTCGATCGACAACAAGGAATGCGTCCGTTGCATGCACTGCATCAACACCATGCCCCGCGCCCTGCACATCGGCGACGAGCGTGGCGCCTCCATCCTCTGCGGTGCGAAGGCTCCCATCCTCGACGGTGCCCAGATGGGCTCTCTGCTGGTTCCCTTCGTCGCCGCCGAAGAGCCCTTCGACGAGATCAAGGAAGTCGTCGAGAAGATCTGGGACTGGTGGATGGAAGAAGGCAAGAACCGCGAGCGCCTCGGCGAGACCATGAAGCGCCTCAGCTTCCAGAAGCTGCTCGAAGTGACCGAAATCGCTCCGGTGCCCCAGCATGTCAAGGAACCCCGCACCAACCCGTACATCTTCTTCAAGGAAGAAGAAGTACCTGGTGGCTGGGATCGCGACATCACGGAATACCGCAAGAGACACCTGAGATAA
- a CDS encoding tetratricopeptide repeat protein has translation MSRRWVQANLSEFARDVMRDYCMACAVLEAQFERFEASGAVSFPVMRDLLGEAVNKGLLWRLKDTAHHLFRSDPHASPVALMLDWAIGYVFHECIKLKEDAYQHQHYAPQYRALQGRLMDEELLAIVEPLASMLAQTRESMDREIRRIRYILASSRRLLCLYFATHGDNRLLARLLHDRAGLVRDVFGDDHPRLVAALYGDRPELLYVQAAEALLEGGRPDEALRAIDEAETLRPDCPEALALRNAVAQMSHPTSSRRATTP, from the coding sequence ATGTCGAGACGCTGGGTACAGGCCAACCTTTCCGAATTCGCGCGTGACGTCATGCGCGACTACTGCATGGCGTGCGCCGTCCTCGAAGCACAGTTCGAGCGTTTCGAAGCCTCCGGCGCGGTGTCGTTTCCCGTCATGCGCGACCTGCTTGGCGAAGCCGTCAACAAGGGGCTTCTCTGGCGCCTCAAGGACACGGCACATCACCTGTTCCGCAGCGACCCGCATGCCAGCCCCGTGGCGCTCATGCTGGACTGGGCCATCGGCTATGTCTTCCACGAGTGCATCAAGCTCAAGGAAGACGCCTACCAGCACCAGCACTACGCCCCGCAGTACCGTGCCCTTCAGGGCAGGCTCATGGACGAGGAGTTGCTCGCCATCGTCGAACCCCTCGCCTCCATGCTGGCGCAGACCCGCGAGAGCATGGACCGCGAGATTCGCCGTATACGCTATATTCTCGCCAGCAGCCGCAGGCTGCTGTGCCTGTATTTCGCCACACACGGCGACAACAGGCTTCTGGCCCGTCTTCTGCATGACCGCGCAGGTCTTGTGCGCGACGTGTTCGGCGACGACCACCCCCGCCTCGTAGCCGCGCTGTACGGCGACAGGCCCGAACTTCTGTACGTTCAGGCAGCCGAGGCGCTGCTTGAAGGAGGCCGCCCCGACGAGGCCCTGCGTGCCATCGACGAAGCCGAGACGCTGCGCCCGGACTGCCCCGAGGCCCTCGCACTCCGCAACGCCGTCGCACAGATGTCCCACCCCACATCCTCAAGGAGGGCGACCACGCCATGA
- a CDS encoding integration host factor subunit alpha, translating into MSKTLTKAEIVDAIYEKTDRNRAEVKGVVESLLGIMKQAIKKDHALLISGFGKFEAYDKKARKGRNPQTDETITLPPRKVVVFRLSRKFRAELNE; encoded by the coding sequence ATGAGCAAGACCCTGACCAAAGCGGAAATAGTCGATGCCATCTACGAGAAGACCGACCGCAATCGCGCCGAAGTGAAAGGCGTGGTCGAATCGCTGCTTGGCATCATGAAGCAGGCCATCAAGAAGGACCATGCGCTGCTTATCAGCGGCTTCGGCAAGTTCGAGGCCTATGACAAGAAGGCGCGCAAGGGCCGCAACCCCCAGACGGACGAGACCATTACCCTGCCTCCGCGCAAGGTGGTGGTGTTCCGTCTCTCCCGCAAGTTCAGGGCCGAACTCAACGAGTAA
- a CDS encoding dissimilatory sulfite reductase D family protein: MEEAKQKVVDFLNSKSGSKSKFYFNDFTDLFPDMKQREVKKILTALVNDEVLEYWSSGSTTMYGLKGAGKQAAAEHED; this comes from the coding sequence ATGGAAGAAGCCAAGCAGAAAGTCGTTGACTTCCTGAACTCCAAGTCTGGTAGCAAGAGCAAGTTCTACTTCAACGACTTCACCGACCTGTTCCCCGACATGAAGCAGCGTGAAGTGAAGAAGATCCTCACCGCTCTCGTGAACGACGAGGTTCTCGAATACTGGTCCTCGGGCAGCACCACCATGTACGGCCTCAAGGGCGCTGGCAAGCAGGCTGCGGCCGAGCACGAAGACTAG
- a CDS encoding septal ring lytic transglycosylase RlpA family protein — MIKRLTAAVVCLAILLAHVAPASASNSGIRKQGKASWYGEEQHGLPTASGEDFDMKAFTAAHRKLPLGSVVKVTNVRNGRSVLVTVNDRGPYAGNRIIDLSYVAASRLGMVRQGVASVKLDVMANADGTPIHSGKAFYIDIRRFAYKSDALRLVRSLEKTGLASARAVRLEGTSNKAWMVAVGPFRNFHDAAGVRSTLQRKQPQSEIILERGDL, encoded by the coding sequence ATGATCAAGCGACTGACAGCCGCCGTGGTCTGCCTCGCCATCCTGCTCGCGCATGTCGCTCCGGCTTCGGCGAGCAATTCCGGGATACGCAAGCAAGGCAAGGCGTCCTGGTATGGTGAGGAACAGCACGGCCTACCGACTGCCAGCGGTGAAGACTTCGACATGAAGGCTTTTACGGCCGCCCACAGAAAACTCCCCCTCGGCAGTGTCGTGAAGGTGACCAACGTCCGCAACGGGCGTTCGGTTCTTGTAACGGTCAATGATCGCGGGCCGTATGCCGGCAACCGCATCATCGATCTTTCCTATGTGGCGGCAAGCAGACTGGGCATGGTGCGCCAGGGCGTCGCCTCCGTCAAGCTTGATGTCATGGCCAACGCAGACGGAACCCCCATCCACTCTGGCAAGGCGTTCTACATCGACATTCGGCGTTTCGCTTACAAAAGCGATGCCCTGCGTCTTGTGAGGTCTCTTGAGAAAACGGGTCTCGCCTCGGCGCGGGCCGTGCGTCTTGAAGGCACCTCGAACAAGGCGTGGATGGTGGCCGTGGGGCCCTTCCGCAACTTCCATGATGCCGCCGGGGTGCGTTCCACGCTGCAACGCAAGCAACCACAGAGCGAAATCATTCTTGAACGGGGCGACTTGTAA
- the dsrB gene encoding dissimilatory-type sulfite reductase subunit beta, whose translation MAFISSGYNPEKPMANRITDIGPRKFDEFFPPVIAKNFGSWLYHEILEPGVLMHVAESGDKVYTVRVGAARLMSITHIREMCDIADKYCGGHLRFTTRNNVEFMVADEASLKALKEDLASRKFDGGSLKFPIGGTGAGVSNIVHTQGWVHCHTPATDASGPVKAIMDEVFEDFQSMRLPAPVRISLACCINMCGAVHCSDIGVVGIHRKPPMIDHEWTDQLCEIPLAVASCPTAAVRPTKLEIGDKKVNTIAIKNERCMYCGNCYTMCPALPISDGEGDGVVIMVGGKVSNRISMPKFSKVVVAYIPNEPPRWPSLTKTIKHIIEVYSANAYKYERLGEWAERIGWERFFSLTGLEFSHHLIDDFRDPAYYTWRQSTQFKF comes from the coding sequence ATGGCATTCATATCTTCCGGGTACAATCCCGAAAAGCCGATGGCAAACCGTATCACGGACATCGGCCCCCGCAAGTTCGACGAGTTCTTCCCGCCGGTCATTGCCAAGAACTTCGGTTCGTGGCTGTACCATGAGATCCTCGAGCCCGGCGTGCTCATGCACGTGGCCGAGTCCGGCGACAAGGTGTACACCGTACGCGTTGGTGCTGCTCGCCTGATGTCGATCACCCACATCCGCGAGATGTGCGACATCGCCGACAAGTACTGCGGCGGTCACCTGCGCTTCACCACGCGTAACAACGTGGAATTCATGGTCGCCGACGAGGCTAGCCTCAAGGCCCTGAAGGAAGACCTCGCCAGCCGCAAGTTCGACGGCGGCTCGCTCAAGTTCCCCATCGGCGGCACCGGCGCTGGCGTGAGCAACATCGTTCACACCCAGGGCTGGGTACACTGCCACACCCCTGCGACCGACGCCTCCGGCCCGGTCAAGGCGATCATGGACGAAGTCTTCGAAGACTTCCAGAGCATGCGCCTTCCCGCTCCGGTTCGCATCTCGCTGGCTTGCTGCATCAACATGTGCGGCGCCGTTCACTGCTCCGACATCGGCGTTGTGGGTATCCACCGCAAGCCCCCGATGATCGACCACGAGTGGACCGACCAGCTGTGCGAAATCCCGCTGGCCGTTGCCTCCTGTCCCACCGCTGCGGTGCGTCCCACCAAGCTGGAAATCGGCGACAAGAAGGTCAACACCATCGCCATCAAGAACGAACGCTGCATGTACTGCGGTAACTGCTACACCATGTGCCCCGCGCTGCCCATCTCCGACGGCGAAGGCGACGGCGTGGTCATCATGGTCGGCGGCAAGGTTTCCAACCGCATCTCCATGCCCAAGTTCTCGAAGGTCGTTGTGGCGTACATCCCCAACGAGCCGCCCCGCTGGCCTTCGCTGACCAAGACCATCAAGCACATCATCGAGGTGTACTCGGCCAACGCTTACAAGTACGAGCGTCTGGGCGAGTGGGCTGAGCGCATCGGTTGGGAACGCTTCTTCTCCCTGACCGGCCTCGAGTTCTCGCACCACCTCATCGACGACTTCCGCGACCCGGCCTACTACACCTGGCGTCAGAGCACCCAGTTCAAGTTCTAG
- a CDS encoding triose-phosphate isomerase, producing MTLLHLNRASTRVRLENRDNPELYRDIFPYSKISRVEFDDIFLMPRPAEPMFITDTTFRDGQQARPPYTVKQMAHMYDLLHKLGGRSGLIRASEFFMYSQKDRRAIEACRAKGYKFPRITGWIRANVDDLKIARDMEFDEVGMLTSVSDYHLYLKLGLDREKALQNYLKVVGQALEWGIIPRCHFEDITRADIPGFCLPFAQKLMEMSKDSGLPVKIRLCDTMGYGVPYPGATLPRSVQRIVRAFTDEAGVPGEWLEWHGHNDFHKVLINGVTAWMYGCAGVNCTLLGFGERTGNTPLEALVIEYISLTGDDDAAETQVISEIAHYFETELDYRIPDNYPFVGKDFNATSAGIHVDGLAKNEEIYNIFDTRKILNRPVPIIITDKSGRAGVAYWINQYLGLPVENQVSKKHPAVGHIYNKIMKAYEDGRNTSFSNKEMQTLVRRFMPELFGSEFDQIKKMAGELSAGLIIKLAKECQIMGVGDDKYPCMREFVQEYPFIQYLYLTDNRGKLLSAAITDPAYQAKYDQLPIGYDFSNRQWFIRPMQTGELHITDVYQSQFTGQLILTVSTAVTDEHDNITGIIGADIQIEQLLRRADAIEDDVAQDEDE from the coding sequence ATGACCCTGCTCCATCTGAACAGAGCCTCCACAAGGGTAAGGCTTGAGAACAGAGACAATCCCGAACTGTATCGCGACATCTTCCCCTATTCGAAGATAAGCCGCGTGGAGTTCGACGACATCTTTCTGATGCCGCGCCCCGCCGAGCCCATGTTCATCACCGACACGACGTTCCGCGACGGCCAACAGGCCCGCCCGCCGTACACCGTGAAGCAGATGGCCCATATGTACGACCTGCTCCACAAGCTGGGCGGGCGTAGCGGGCTCATCCGCGCCTCCGAGTTCTTCATGTACTCGCAGAAGGACCGCCGGGCCATCGAGGCATGCAGGGCCAAGGGCTACAAGTTCCCGCGCATCACGGGCTGGATACGGGCCAACGTCGACGACCTCAAGATCGCGCGGGACATGGAGTTCGATGAAGTGGGGATGCTGACCAGCGTGTCGGACTACCATCTCTACCTCAAGCTGGGTCTCGACCGCGAGAAGGCTCTTCAGAACTACCTCAAGGTGGTGGGACAGGCCCTTGAATGGGGCATCATCCCGCGCTGCCACTTCGAGGACATCACCCGCGCCGACATCCCCGGCTTCTGCCTGCCCTTTGCGCAGAAACTCATGGAGATGTCCAAGGACAGCGGCCTGCCGGTCAAGATACGGCTGTGCGACACCATGGGCTACGGGGTGCCCTATCCGGGTGCCACCCTGCCACGTTCCGTGCAGCGCATCGTGCGCGCCTTCACAGACGAGGCCGGCGTCCCAGGCGAATGGCTCGAATGGCATGGGCACAACGACTTCCACAAGGTGCTCATCAACGGCGTCACGGCGTGGATGTACGGATGCGCCGGGGTCAACTGCACCCTTCTCGGCTTCGGCGAACGCACCGGCAACACGCCCCTCGAAGCCCTCGTCATCGAATACATCTCGCTCACCGGCGACGACGACGCGGCCGAGACGCAGGTCATCTCGGAAATCGCCCACTACTTCGAGACCGAACTCGACTACCGCATCCCCGACAACTACCCGTTCGTCGGCAAGGACTTCAACGCCACCAGCGCCGGCATCCATGTGGACGGCCTCGCCAAGAACGAGGAAATCTACAACATCTTCGACACGCGCAAGATTCTCAACCGCCCGGTGCCCATCATCATCACCGACAAGTCGGGCCGCGCCGGGGTCGCCTACTGGATCAACCAGTACCTCGGCCTGCCCGTCGAGAATCAGGTGTCGAAGAAGCACCCCGCCGTGGGACACATCTACAACAAGATCATGAAGGCCTACGAAGACGGCCGCAACACCTCGTTCTCCAACAAGGAGATGCAGACGCTGGTGCGCCGCTTCATGCCCGAGCTGTTCGGCTCCGAGTTCGACCAGATCAAGAAGATGGCGGGCGAGCTCTCGGCGGGCCTCATCATCAAGCTGGCCAAGGAATGCCAGATCATGGGCGTGGGCGACGACAAGTACCCCTGCATGCGCGAGTTCGTGCAGGAATACCCCTTCATCCAGTACCTGTACCTCACCGACAACCGCGGCAAGCTGCTCTCGGCAGCCATCACCGACCCGGCCTATCAGGCGAAGTACGACCAGCTGCCCATCGGCTACGACTTCTCCAACCGCCAGTGGTTCATCAGGCCCATGCAGACCGGTGAACTGCACATCACCGACGTGTACCAGTCGCAGTTCACAGGGCAGCTCATCCTCACCGTCTCCACGGCGGTCACGGACGAGCACGACAACATCACCGGCATCATCGGTGCCGACATCCAGATAGAGCAACTGCTGCGCCGTGCCGACGCCATCGAGGATGACGTGGCACAGGACGAGGACGAATAG
- a CDS encoding DMT family transporter, whose translation MILYLKLLLAAFFWGGTFVAGRIGAAHAGPFALAFLRFTLATAILVWHIRRREGALPQVSGSRNILFVLLLGATGIFAYNALFFTALQTIPAGRAAVVVANNPIVIALGAALFLGEPLTRRKCIGIAISVCGALVAVTRGDPVSFLQGGVSWGDVALVGCLASWAAYSLLGKKAMSSLSPLAAVTWSCASGACMLLPFALHEGMLDAITTYTPDVWASIFYLGMFGTALGFTWFYEGVDRIGAAKAGVFINFVPITAILSGWLFLGEPLSPSLILGAALVLTGVYTANR comes from the coding sequence GTGATTCTTTATCTCAAACTCCTTCTCGCCGCATTCTTCTGGGGTGGGACCTTTGTCGCCGGACGCATAGGCGCGGCCCACGCCGGACCATTCGCCCTCGCATTCTTGCGGTTCACCCTCGCCACGGCCATTCTCGTATGGCACATACGACGTCGCGAAGGCGCCCTGCCCCAGGTCAGCGGCAGCCGCAACATCCTGTTCGTGCTGCTTCTCGGTGCCACCGGCATCTTCGCGTACAACGCGCTCTTCTTCACAGCCCTGCAGACCATCCCCGCAGGGCGCGCTGCCGTAGTCGTGGCCAACAACCCCATCGTCATAGCCCTTGGGGCAGCACTTTTTCTGGGCGAACCTCTCACCCGGCGCAAATGCATCGGCATCGCCATTTCAGTTTGTGGAGCACTGGTAGCCGTCACACGTGGCGACCCGGTCTCGTTCCTGCAGGGTGGCGTCTCATGGGGTGATGTCGCCCTCGTGGGCTGCCTTGCCAGCTGGGCCGCCTATTCGCTTCTCGGCAAGAAGGCCATGAGCAGTCTCTCTCCTCTGGCGGCGGTCACATGGTCTTGCGCATCTGGGGCATGCATGCTGCTGCCCTTCGCACTGCACGAAGGCATGCTGGATGCCATCACCACCTACACGCCCGATGTATGGGCGAGCATCTTCTATCTCGGCATGTTCGGAACCGCGCTGGGCTTCACATGGTTCTACGAAGGTGTCGACCGCATCGGGGCAGCCAAGGCAGGGGTCTTCATCAACTTCGTCCCCATCACCGCCATCCTCTCCGGCTGGCTGTTCCTAGGCGAACCGCTGTCGCCCTCATTGATTCTTGGTGCCGCCCTCGTGCTGACCGGGGTATACACGGCCAACCGATGA
- a CDS encoding type I restriction enzyme HsdR N-terminal domain-containing protein has protein sequence MHETSLGETLRDYLTGESIEATTYEDLRQALARLLVEGLGYPAERVVPRLAVRFPVDDGEYCRTVDLTVTAPDGSPLMLVFFCPGQVNTFARESLAAARLMTGGPAPLVAVSDLRDAALYAVADGTQLASGMRALPRHADIDHLAAAHPVPPMDDTRRAAEQRILYAYSEFLKRCCDESVCLL, from the coding sequence ATGCACGAGACGAGCCTTGGCGAGACGCTTCGCGACTACCTCACCGGAGAATCCATCGAGGCCACGACCTACGAGGACCTGCGGCAGGCCCTTGCGCGGCTGCTGGTCGAAGGACTCGGGTATCCCGCCGAGAGGGTCGTGCCGCGCCTTGCCGTGCGGTTTCCCGTCGACGACGGGGAATACTGCCGTACGGTCGACCTGACCGTGACAGCCCCTGACGGCAGCCCTCTCATGCTGGTCTTCTTCTGCCCCGGTCAGGTCAACACCTTCGCCCGCGAAAGCCTGGCCGCAGCACGCCTCATGACCGGAGGGCCCGCACCGCTGGTGGCGGTGTCCGACCTGCGCGACGCTGCCCTCTATGCCGTGGCCGATGGCACGCAACTGGCCTCGGGCATGCGTGCGCTGCCACGGCACGCCGACATCGACCACCTTGCCGCAGCGCATCCCGTCCCTCCCATGGACGATACGCGACGCGCCGCAGAGCAGCGGATTCTTTACGCCTACAGCGAATTTCTCAAGCGATGCTGCGACGAGTCGGTCTGCCTGCTGTAG